The Saccharomyces paradoxus chromosome XV, complete sequence DNA window tttagaaCAATAAGTGGGGTCTCTTTATTCTGATTTGTTGTATTCTAAACGAAggagttttttttgttgtttcttAATAACTGGTCTTTTtaattaaatgaaaaaaatgtcaggCATTTTTTGTGTTAAAATATTGTACTCTTTTTTAGAAGCTGGAGTAATCTAAAAAAAGCTAAACACCACTATTAccatttttcctttcccAAGTTGTTGCTTCGCGAGATTATCGCTGctatattattattattattatcattattatcacCTGTTTTCgctttcctctttttttatattaacTCCTACACTTCTTACTGTAATAAAATTTATGATAAACATTGTATAAAAACATTATAGACgactatatatatgtgtgtgtgtgtgtgtgtatgtatgtatCGTATAACGATTTTTAAAaagtattatttttttcacgCTTTTCAATACAAAGTGTTTCAATGATCCTCTAAGCAATCGGCGGTATTGCAATTGGCAGCATCGTCGATGAGACAAGTGGATTCCGAAACGCCAGTACCGCATGTCGTCGGTCTTAACGAAAGGGAATCATTTTGTGGATGAGCATCTTGGGACCCTCCCGCTCTTTCGGTCGACGTGATCCCTCTGTCAATAAACTCCGGCTGCAAAGTAGCGGAGTGAATACCATAGCGGTGAAGCTTTGATCTAACAGTTTTGGCCAGTTCAGTAAATTGGTCCGGGCTGATATCTAGTTGAATATGCAAAGATGCAATGAAAATGGACTCTGTTAAATTCCAAATATGGAAGTCATGAATAGCTATGATTCCTGGTATCTGCAAAAGATCTCTTTCAACTTGATCACCGGATAAAGCCGAAGGCGTCGCTTGCAACAAGATTTTGGAAGCCTTGCACGATAGAGGAAGCGCAGAGGAAAATATTATACCTGTGATTACCAATGAGACAAGCGGATCTGTATAATACTTCCAAGAGTAGTCGGTCttccaaatgaaaaatgctGACAACATAACCCCAATGTTACCAAGAGCATCACCCAAAACGTGAAGAAACACACCATGCATATTTAAAGATCTCCTGCCCTTATTGTATTCTGTATCATTGCCGCCGCTGGCAATAGTATGGCTAGATGTTGAGTATGATGGCGTCTTGGACGTATTCTCCGGTGTCAGCAGTCTAGTGTTTTCGTTCATGAAACTATTCACTACAGCATTAGGCATAATCTCATCAATGTTATCAGTACTATCCATTGGTGTAGCGTTCCCTGTTTCGTCAACATGAGCATGTGTGTGCGTGTGAGGTGATGGCATATGGATCCCGTCGTCGGCAAAGATGCCCCCATGGGAATGTCCGTGTCCATGTCCATGCTCTTGATCATTGTCGTGGAATAAGAAAAGTCCAACGGTGTTCGATATCAACCCTGCGATGCCCACATATAAGACAAACTTAGGATTTTCAATTACAGGGGGAGCAATAATTCTCTGTAGTGCCTCAATCAGAATTGAGACGCATAAGGCGATTAGAAAGACGGCGTTAATTAAAGCACCCAAAATCTCAGCTCTTTTCCAACCATAAGTATACGTTGAATCCGGATTTCTGTTTTTGGCAACATTTACGGCCCAAAGTGCAACCACAAGAGAAATTATATCGTTTAGCATATGGAATGAGTCTGCAATTAGGGCCAGAGAGTGGGATAAGTACCCAGTGGTTATCTCTATCACGAAAAACACTGTATCCAGCAGCAGCAAGGATATAATCCTTATTTCTTTGCTTCCcagtttcatttttactCGGTCCTTTCTTGCCTTATGTTAACTTTCTTTCAATAGATATGAAGCACTATTTTTGacagaagagaaaaatattggCTATTAGAGTATAACCCAAAAACGCTTATCGAGCACTCAAGTAGAATATATAAGACCAATTATTCCCTCTATTGTTTAGATATTCAGCATACGGATGATCCTTCTGCTTTATGTGGATTGTCAGCATATTGCCTTCGtacagaaaatgaaaatgcaCTACTGAAAACGGGTGGGCGGATGTATGAGTGTATAGTATACACCCGAtttttttaccattttcaagaCCGGAACTATGACTATAAGTGATATGCGGCCATCAACGGCCGTGGAGTGTTACGCATGGGAACCCACATGAGTCAGCAATATTTAATGTAAGGTGATTAGACGTAGTAAGTGCTGAAAGACCGGTTGAATCGTAAAGTTCTTAAAAGGCGCCTTCTTACACACTTTTTGTTCTCCTTCGTGCAATGTCTCCTGGTCACATGATTCATTTATGCATTACCTTTGTAAACTTCGTGCCATACCGCCAGCCacaagtgaaaaaaataaaaaaataccgTTAGGTTGAAAACTAGATACTGTTTAGCATAGATTATATTGAACCGTTAAATTCCCTATAATGTACTTAAAATCTTTTGCTACGATAAACCGTTTCATTCCAGTATGATGAGGAGTGATGGGTAAGCATTCTTGGTACGTATTATTTCAAGAGTTTTAAGAAAGGGTATTGGACATCATATTATAAGCcgacaaaaaattgattataTTTAGGTCCGCGGTAGccactttatttttttttttttttggggtTGGGGGATTGGAAAAGACAGGggaaaagcaaaaaataaaagtaaagaaatatGAAGATTAAGCCCACTTTGATATCTCAATATTTAATATAGCTCACGAAAGCATTGGACGTGctcatattttcttgatgtATTAATTATGCGCAGTCTCATGCTTATTCCCATCATCCAAGCACGAGAGGAACCCGCCGACAAATGTTATAATAGTCACATTTATAAGGGGAGAGGGTCTTTTCGGTCCGCACAGAGCGGGCGGAGAAAACGTAACGACAAGACAAGAATACGTCACCTAAGCTACCAGAAACGTCACTACGTTGTAAACGTAACACCGATTAATGCACCTTCCCTGCTGCTCACAGTGGAAAGTGATCAGGGTCAACTAGCGCAACCGATGGCACCGGCAATATTTTATAGCACGCTGGTCCTCTGACAAGCGATCAAGCCGCGCTAAGCGCGCAGGAGAGAATCTACCTAGAAAATGGATGAAGGAGGCTTGGAATACCATCTTCTATAAGAAAATAACAGGGACAATAGTGCAGTCGATCACGCCCTGCCAGGAACATGATCACCGCCATGTGAAGATTTATGCAAGTTACAGGCACATACACATCACATTATACGAATGACATAGGGGCACCCACCCATCGCATATCAGGAGAACGTCCTTATGCATACGGGATAACTAAGGTACGTTGTTCTCGcgcgttttttttttcttttgctttttttggttcCTTTCGCGGATATCGTATTATCGATATTACAACAAAAATGTTTGGAGATCTCCTTCACTGACTTTAAGTAAAAGGCTTTAACCGCctatttttctctctttcttcttttttgcccCTCACTCATCCTGGAACAATTGTAGTATATTTAGTAAGTTAAAAAGTACTTCGCAttggaaaactttcaaGGGTACAAAGACCAGAACAAACacaaaagacaaaaaaaagacaacaaTATGGTTGCTCAATATACTGTCCCAGTTGGGAAAGCCGCCAATGAGCATGAAACCGCtccaagaagaaattatcAATGCAGTGAAAAGCCGCTCGTCAGACCGCCAAACACCAACTGTTCCACTGTTTATGAGTTTGCTCTGGAGTGCTTCcagaagaacaaaaattcCAATGCTATGGGTTGGAGGGATGTTAAGGAAATTCATGAAGAATCCAAATCGGTTATGAAAAAAGTCGATGGCAAGGAGACTTCTGTAGAGAAGAAATGGATGTATTATGAACTATCGCATTACCATTATAACTCCTTCGATCAATTAACTGATATCATGCACGACATTGGTCGTGGGTTGGTTAAAATGGGGTTAAAACCTAATGATGACGACAAGTTACATCTTTACGCCGCCACTTCCCACAAGTGGATGAAGATGTTCTTAGGTGCGCAGTCTCAGGGTATTCCTGTCGTCACTGCTTACGATACTTTGGGAGAGAAGGGGTTGATCCATTCTTTGGTGCAAACAGGGTCTAAAGCCATCTTTACAGATAACTCTTTGTTACCATCGTTAATTAAACCAGTCCAGGCCGCTCAGAACGTAAAATTCATAATTCATTTCGATTCTATCGATCCTGAGGACAAGAGGCAACGTGGTAAGATCTATCAATCTGCTCATGATGCCATCAACAAAATCAAGGAAGTGAGACCTGATATCAAGACCTTCAGTTTTGACGACATCTTGAAGCTAGGTAAAGATTCCCGTAACGAAATAGATGTTCATCCACCTAACAAAGATGATCTTTGCTGCATCATGTATACTTCAGGTTCTACAGGTGAACCAAAGGGTGTTGTCTTGAAACATTCAAATGTTGTCGCAGGTGTCGGTGGTGCAAGTTTGAATGTTTTGAAGTTTGTGGGTAACACCGACCGtgttatttgttttttgcCACTGGCTCATATCTTTGAATTAGTTTTCGAATTATTGTCCTTTTATTGGGGGGCCTGCATTGGTTATGCCAACGTGAAAACTTTAACCAGCAGTTCCGTGAGAAACTGTCAAGGCGATTTGCAAGAATTCAAGCCCACGATCATGGTTGGTGTTGCCGCTGTTTGGGAAACAGTaagaaaaggaattttAAACCAAATCGATAACTTGCCCTTCCtcaccaaaaaaatcttctggACCACGTATAATACCAAGTTGAACATGCAACGTCTCCACATTCCTGGCGGGGGCGTCTTAGGCAATttaattttcaaaaaaatcagaacTGCCACAGGTGGCCAATTAAGATACCTTTTGAACGGTGGTTCGCCAATTAGTCGAGATGCTCAGGAGTtcatttcaaatttgatatGCCCCATGTTGATTGGTTACGGTTTAACCGAAACATGCGCCAGTGCTACCATCTTGGATCCTGCTAATTTTGAACTCGGCGTCGCGGGTGACCTGACTGGTTGTGTCACCGTGAAACTAGTTgatgttgaagaattaGGATACTTTGCTAAAAACAACCAAGGTGAAGTTTGGATCACAGGTGCCAACATCACGCCAGAATATTATAAGAACGAGGAAGAGACTTCTCAAGCTTTGACCAGCGATGGTTGGTTCAAGACCGGTGATATCGGCGAATGGGAAGCAAATGGTCACTTGAAAATCATTgacagaaagaaaaacttgGTTAAAACAATGAACGGTGAATATATTGcccttgaaaaattagaatCAGTTTACAGATCTAACGAATACGTTGCTAACATTTGTGTTTACGCTGACCAATCCAAGACTAAGCCAGTCGGCATTATTGTACCAAATCATGCTCCATTAACAAAGCTGGCCAAAAAATTGGGAATCATGCAACAGAATGACAGTTCAATTAATATCGAAAATTACTTGGAGGATTCAAAATTGGTTAAAGCTGTTTATTCCGACCTTTTGAAGACAGGTAAAGACCAAGGTTTAGTCGGTATTGAATTGCTAGCAGGTATAGTGTTCTTTGACGGCGAATGGACTCCACAAAACGGCTATGTTACGTCCGCTCagaaactgaaaagaaaggacATTTTGAACGCTGTCAAAGATAAAGTTGACGCCGTCTATGGTTCCTCTTAATGGAGCTACATCTCCACGATAGCAAGCCTCGTTATACTAAAGCCCTTTTCGTTTTCTGCTTTAGAACTgctaacaataataaaatagaataaaCAGGCTATCTTGTTTGGTTGTTActgcctttttttctttaccaGTCATATCAACTCATTTACGTATGTTCGTAATTTATAATAACATGTTAAAAATGGCATATACTGATATATTTATGAACACGCTGAATAATTAAAATTCACATATAATGTTTTAGATAACAACGTTGACTGCCGCATGACAGTCAATTAAGGACTAgccatatatatatatatatatatttagtCAAAGCGCCCGCCCACATAAGAAGCATAACCAGAGGAGGCCTCGTCTGAAAAATGGACCCTGGGTTATTTGTTGAGCTGACAAAACACCAGGGATATTGATTACCGTAGTGCGATTATTCAGTGACTCTTCAGTATTCATTTCAACAACTCTCTACACATCATAGAACACAAACCATGGCAACCAGCCGCTCCCACACATTGTCACATAGaatggaagaagaggcACTAGAAGCTCACCCATCCTTTACGAAATGTTTTGTTTCTACGCCCGCCTTCACTTTTTTGCCTCGGTCGCCTATCAGGCACGCCCGGCACCGCGTGCCTGAGAGAATAGAAACAATACTTCTTCAGATTATGTAAATTTCTCAACAGTTTTACCAGGCACAAGGGAATGACGCGTAAATTTCGAATTTATCAAGTTTGTTGAGTGGTCTGTTGTTAGTACTTTTTACGGGCACGCGTAGTTGACACATTACGTGCGTCAGGTGGACCACTGATTTTCTACTCCATTTGCAGCAGAACGCTCTGgtgtaataggataataGTTTACTTCCCGTTGAATCGATTGAACGATGCTACTGATAGACAGCAATATCGGGGGTCCGGAAACAACGTCATTCATTGGCTTAGAATGATTTGCCTGCTTATTCATTTACATTACGAAAAATTGTGGCCTTCGTAAACATATGATGAAATGCACTATCTTTTGGTTGGAAATCCAACAAATTACTCATTAACGCCGTTGGTTTTCActtctcttcatttttttatttctcaaTACGAAGGGATTTATTCTTGGCattgttgaaattttcGGCATTGCCCACAAAATTTATTCGGCGTTTATTTTCTGATCCAGGTTCAgcaaagagaaagaaaatctaACCTATTACCCCACCTTAAAGTGTAAGATGGAGTGATTGAGGTGTTACCCGGAGAAACGGATATAAGATGGAAATGGATGGGTATTCAAAGTTAGTctcgaagaagaaattaccGAGATGaggtaaaaataaatgggTAGAGTACCTAGGTAAGAACGAGGAAATAATTCCAAGATTAACGTTGATGAACTACAGCACAGACTCTGCTAATACAGTTTATGTGGGGAATATAGATCCAAGGATAACCAAAGAACAGCTTTATGAACTTTTCATTCAGATTAACCCAGTTTTAAGGATTAAGTATCCGAAAGATAAAGTTCTGCAAACCTATCAAGGCTACGCATTCATCGAATTCTATAACAAGGAAGATGCTCAATAtgtgataaaaataatgaataatACCGTCAAGTTATATGACCGATTGATAAAAGTTCGTCAAGCAACCAACTCCACAGGAACATCTAATTTATCTTCTAATACCTCTAAGGACATAGTATTACCTATTGCTAAGTTGTTCATAAAAAACCTAGCAGATTCGATAGAAAGTGACCAACTAGCGaagattttcaataaattcgGAAAGACAATAGGTGAACCCAAAATTTTCCACCTATCAAACGGAAAACTAAAATGTGCgtatatttattttgaggactttgaaaaagctgATTTGGCAATAAAATCCTTGAACAACCAATTAGTAGCCAATAACAGAATTGCGGTTGATTATGCCTTCAAGGAAGATGGCAGAGGTAACGCAAAATACGGCGATGGCGTTGATAGGCTGTTGAATAAAGAGGCATTAAAACACAACATGTTAAAATAAGATCCCGCTATTAATCCATTATATACTTTGCCCGTTAAAGATACCATAGCGGGCACAATCCTAGCAAAGGCTTCGCCAACAGTaggatatatatatatatatatatataaatgtatatatgtgcGTTGCGGACTGTATTAATTTCTGCGcttcttaaatttttctcACTTCTCCCTCATAATTAAACGAAGCAGATTTCCCTGGATTGTATGTAGGATGCGTACACCGAGTTCCAGAGATCACAAGCTTGGTGTTCTAGCTCTGGATCCTTagccttttcttccttgACGGTACATTCAAACTCCTTCATTGATGGATAATTCCAAGGCTTGGCTAATGGATAATCTGAAAAATGTATGTACTTGGAGTATGCAACAGTGCCGTTTAATCCTGCCGGAATATCGTCACCATTTTTGTCCAGTGTCTTATAGCCCAAAACGTCATTATAGATCATAGAATAGTGCTGGGGGTTTCTCAACGACCCCGTCAGTAAGCCGTACCTTGCAAACGGCAAAACCAACACCTCCGGCTTGAAAAGTTTCCTAACTTtcctgaagaaaataaactgTTCATAAATAATCTTCTTTAAATTGTAcatttcttcattgatCAAATCCATATCgtatttttccttcttgttTAAAATTTTAGGCAGCGTAACGCCgacaatttcatcaaatacCTCCTTTGAAGGACTAATAACCATTAAATTAGAAGCAAATTTTAATTTTCCAACCTTTTTACTACTTTGGAAATCGAATAACGGCGATAAAGATGATGTAGAACTTATAATATCTTGGGCTATGTTATTCGAATCCAAGTACAACGAATGTGGCAAACTTGGTAAGTGGTTGTAAATCATCTGACCTTTTGCAATCCTTCTAGTTAGCACTTTTGTGTACGACCCAAGATTGATAGGTTGCTTTTCACGGTGTTGCGTTTCATGGTACgacttttccaaatcacTGTTAGACAAAAACCAATACGTTAACGGGGCTGCAAATCTGATATAATCGGGTAGAAAGAATAATTCGTCTAAATTTGATCTTAAAATCGCATCGTTATCAAGATAAATCACACGATTAAATTCTGTTTGGTTAAATACCAGTAATTTCGTTAAACTTTCATTCCAAGGCGTAGTATCCTTTGGCTTCACAATATTGTCTATGAACTTAATAACGACCTGGCTCTCATCTATAGCTTGAATTTTGTCAAGAAGCAACTTAATATAATCTACGTTTGAAGAAGTGTTTGAGTCTAACAGATCTTTAGATATCAAAAGAACTAATTTGGCCTTTGTTCCAAACTCCTGTTTTAGattattgaagatgatCAGCGTATTGCACAGATAATCCGCGTTCGTAACATAATTCACGTATGCAAACTTCGACCACTCAATAACTTCATTATTCTTCAACTCTTTATCTAAACGGGTGGCATATAACTCATCTATCGTTTTCTCAGGTATCTGCTTAATCTCTAATGGGTTGTAAATTTCGTGAAGCCCATCTTTTCTCTGCTGGAAATACTTCTTATAGTactttatttcttcattgtattgaaaatgaacGATACACCTTGATATTATAAATACAGTGAGGACACCGaacaaaataaatacaacaaatctgattcttcttttggaCACCAACCTCATAATTGGTATGATGGGGCGAAGTATACAGTTTAGTAAAACAATATGACTATGTTGCTCACAAGAGGTCGGTATTTGTTCCCCGGTGATTTCAACTAATCCACCAGCCGGATGCAGTACAATCGCTACCAATGAACGAGAACTGAGCGCTAGTTTATAGTGTACCAGATGCTAGTTTTGCCCAAACGGTCGCGTACTGAGCGGAACGAGGTAGTATAGAAATCATATTTTAGAAAGCCctacattttttcaaaacccTAAAAGACATGTTAAAGTAACCCTACATCATTGTTGGCggctattttttcaatgtcaaAACATCTTATCCACATTTTCCAAATGAATAGCtctcatcaaaaaatgtcagTGAAATAATCATTGGAATATGCTCCTAAATGCAGCAATTCTTAAAAGGTTAGAGGATActaccaaaaaagaaaagtaatCTGTTTGCTTCCATTTCCGCTGAAAAAGGAATGTAAAACATTCGCTGCGACTTAAAAACGCAACAGTGTTACTCCGCCTAAATAGTATCTTCTTAACTTTTGCCTTCTTACTTTGTTTCCCTTCCTCTATAAGTATACTGTGTTCTTTTATAGCGACCATCCCAGGAACATTGCAACTAAAAGGAACCCGCGCCGGATTAGTATGGCAAATAACTTAACGAATGTTTGCGTTAACGAAAATGTGTATGTAGAGAATGAATGAATCACCACCCTGGAAAAACTCGTTTAAGAACAAAACTCAGATCTGAACTAGGCACTCGCGCCCTTTAATTGAATATCGCGACGCGAGAAAAGGCAAATATAATAGAAGGACACCTGGTCAGTGAACAATAGAAAATCTCGAAAGAAGGGCGTTCCAACAGCTCCCTTGACGTAAGATTAAAACGAAGAATCCTCTCCTCCGAACACCGGCAAATAAAATAACATACAATGCCGTACAGAGTGGCGACCGGCTATAGTGAAAAAAGTACCAACGATGAGTTGATATGGAGAAGGCCAATAGTGAAAGAGGAACTCGAGAATGGTGACAATTTCTTAATGGATGATGCTAAGTCATATGATAAAGTCAAGAACGAGAACGCAGTATCACACCTAGATACCATAGTTATGCCCATCATTTTCACTGCACTAGGTATGTTCACTAGAATGTATAAGATTGGTCGTAATAATCATGTGGTTTGGGATGAGGCTCATTTTGGTAAGTTCGGTTCCTACTACCTGAGACACGAATTCTACCATGATGTTCATCCACCCCTAGGTAAAATGCTTGTTGGACTATCTGGTTACTTGGCTGGCTACAATGGTTCTTGGGACTTCCCCTCTGGTGAAGTTTATCCCGACTATATCGATTACGTCAAAATGAGATTATTCCAGGCAATGTTTTCATCGCTGTGCGTACCACTGGCCTATTTCACAGGGAGGGCTATCGGATTTTCTAGGCTGAGTGTTTGGCTATTTACAATTCTAGTTATTTTTGAGAATTCCTACGCAACATTGGGTAAATTCATTCTCCTAGATTCAATgttgcttttctttactgTCTCTTCTTACTTTTGTCTTGCCAAATTCCATACCATGAGGAAGTCTTCCTTTTCGGTTAAATGGTGGCTATGGTTATGCCTCACCGGGTTAAATTTGGGTTGTGCAATATCTGTGAAAATGGTAGgtcttttcatcatcagcGTAGTAGGCATTTACACCATCAGCGAACTATGGAATCTCCTAAGTGATAAATCGGTATCTTGGAAGGTTTATGTCAACCATTGGCTGGCAAGAATATTTGGGCTTATCATTATTCCTGTTTGCGTTTTTTTACTATGTTTTAAAATTCATTTCGATTTACTGTCCAACTCAGGGCCTGGGGACTCTACCATGCCATCATTATTCCAGGCTAGTCTGAACGGTACAAAAGTGGGTAAGGGACCACGTGATGTTGCCTTGGGGTCTTCTATTATTTCCATCAAAAACCAAGCATTAGGAGGCGCTTTATTGCATTCTCATGTTCAACCGTTTCCAGAAGGTTCTGGGCAGCAACAAGTGACTGTCTATGGTTACAGTGATGCCAACAATGAATGgttctttcaaagaattaGGGGATTCGAACCCTGGACTGATGCTGAGAACAAGACAATCGAATTTGTCAAGGGCGGCGAAATGTATAGGTTAATGCATCGCGTTACAGGCAAGAATCTACACACCCATGAGGTTCCAGCTCCCATATCGAAAAGCGAATATGAAGTGTCTGCTTATGGAGATGTTGACCTAGGTGACTACAAAGATAACTGGATTATAGAAATCGTTGAACAAGTGGGGAAAGAAGATCCAACATTGTTACATCCTCTTTCCACGTCTTTCCGtatcaaaaattctatACTGGGCTGCTATTTAGCTCAGTCAGGTAATCATTTGCCAGAGTGGGGTTTTAGACAAGGAGAAGTTGTCTGTTTAAAACATGCCTCCAAAAGGGATAAGAGAACCTGGTGGAATATCGAAACacatgaaaatgaaaggttaccagaggaagaaaattttgtgTATCCAAAGACTTCATTCTTCAGGAATTTCATGCAGTTAAATTCAGCAATGATGGCAACCAACAATGCTTTGGTACCAAACCCTGAAAAGTTTGATGGTATAACTTCATCTGCTTGGCAATGGCCAACTCTAAACGTCGGAGTAAGATTATGCGAGTGGAGTGAAAAATCTGTAAAATACTTTTTATTAGGATCTCCTGCGTCCGTCTGGCCTTCAAGCATCGCTGTTTGTGCACTGATAGTACACGTTATATTTTTAACTCTGAAATGGCAGAGACAACATGTTGTTCTATCCGATCCTGTTGAACGTGACGTATTCTTTATGGCAGCATTTTATCCGTTGCTGGCTTGGCTTTTACATTATATGCCATTTGTAGTCATGTCAAGAGTTGTATACGCTCACCACTATCTACCCACCCTTTATTTTGCCTTAATGATTTTGTCATATTACTTCGATATGTTTACCAAACGTTGGGCTACAAGAAGTACCGGCAAATTACTAAGGCTGGGCGCTTATATTGCATATGGATCACTCGTAATTGCTGgatttttctatttctctCCGTTTAGTTTTGGGATGGATGGTCCAGTAGAAGATTACGCGTACTTGGCATGGCTACCTACGTGGCAAATTGTTGAAGACATACGTAACAGATAGATATATAGAGTGATTGAAAGTTTATCTTTGccatataaaaaaaattaagtgATACACCagacaattttttccacCAATACCTTCTTTATCGTAACAAAGCTAGTGTACTTCTAACAATATGAAGCTATTGATTTAGTCTGCACTAAAAAGTGCGAGAAAAAATGCTTGAGTGCTAAACAATGCTTATACGCAGTTGTATGTGAAATGTATCAAACCATGGTCAAGGTTTATATCTTAATCAGATTTGTAGTTTTCAGGTATATAAGATGAAAGTCTCTGGTGAATACCTTTAGCGAATATTATAAAATCTACTGAGTTATTCTATTGGAATCTAGAAAATCGGAAAAGTTTTGTATTCTGATATCTCTTGTGCTATGTGGTGTTAACACTTGTCCACGAAAAGGTACGCTACCCTGGACGCTAACAACACTTTCCAGTGGTGGTGATTGTACTGTGGTAAGAGATCTTTGTGAAGTGGAAGCAGGGTGATAATGATGTGCAGTTGGTGGTATCGTTAGTTTATTTTGTGTGATTGTTACTTTCTGTAT harbors:
- the COT1 gene encoding metal cation transporter COT1 (Vacuolar transporter that mediates zinc transport into the vacuole~similar to YOR316C), producing the protein MKLGSKEIRIISLLLLDTVFFVIEITTGYLSHSLALIADSFHMLNDIISLVVALWAVNVAKNRNPDSTYTYGWKRAEILGALINAVFLIALCVSILIEALQRIIAPPVIENPKFVLYVGIAGLISNTVGLFLFHDNDQEHGHGHGHSHGGIFADDGIHMPSPHTHTHAHVDETGNATPMDSTDNIDEIMPNAVVNSFMNENTRLLTPENTSKTPSYSTSSHTIASGGNDTEYNKGRRSLNMHGVFLHVLGDALGNIGVMLSAFFIWKTDYSWKYYTDPLVSLVITGIIFSSALPLSCKASKILLQATPSALSGDQVERDLLQIPGIIAIHDFHIWNLTESIFIASLHIQLDISPDQFTELAKTVRSKLHRYGIHSATLQPEFIDRGITSTERAGGSQDAHPQNDSLSLRPTTCGTGVSESTCLIDDAANCNTADCLEDH
- the GNT1 gene encoding glucose N-acetyltransferase (N-acetylglucosaminyltransferase~similar to YOR320C), whose translation is MRLVSKRRIRFVVFILFGVLTVFIISRCIVHFQYNEEIKYYKKYFQQRKDGLHEIYNPLEIKQIPEKTIDELYATRLDKELKNNEVIEWSKFAYVNYVTNADYLCNTLIIFNNLKQEFGTKAKLVLLISKDLLDSNTSSNVDYIKLLLDKIQAIDESQVVIKFIDNIVKPKDTTPWNESLTKLLVFNQTEFNRVIYLDNDAILRSNLDELFFLPDYIRFAAPLTYWFLSNSDLEKSYHETQHREKQPINLGSYTKVLTRRIAKGQMIYNHLPSLPHSLYLDSNNIAQDIISSTSSLSPLFDFQSSKKVGKLKFASNLMVISPSKEVFDEIVGVTLPKILNKKEKYDMDLINEEMYNLKKIIYEQFIFFRKVRKLFKPEVLVLPFARYGLLTGSLRNPQHYSMIYNDVLGYKTLDKNGDDIPAGLNGTVAYSKYIHFSDYPLAKPWNYPSMKEFECTVKEEKAKDPELEHQACDLWNSVYASYIQSREICFV
- the HSH49 gene encoding U2 snRNP complex subunit HSH49 (U2-snRNP associated splicing factor~similar to YOR319W), translated to MNYSTDSANTVYVGNIDPRITKEQLYELFIQINPVLRIKYPKDKVLQTYQGYAFIEFYNKEDAQYVIKIMNNTVKLYDRLIKVRQATNSTGTSNLSSNTSKDIVLPIAKLFIKNLADSIESDQLAKIFNKFGKTIGEPKIFHLSNGKLKCAYIYFEDFEKADLAIKSLNNQLVANNRIAVDYAFKEDGRGNAKYGDGVDRLLNKEALKHNMLK
- the FAA1 gene encoding long-chain fatty acid-CoA ligase FAA1 (Long chain fatty acyl-CoA synthetase~similar to YOR317W), encoding MVAQYTVPVGKAANEHETAPRRNYQCSEKPLVRPPNTNCSTVYEFALECFQKNKNSNAMGWRDVKEIHEESKSVMKKVDGKETSVEKKWMYYELSHYHYNSFDQLTDIMHDIGRGLVKMGLKPNDDDKLHLYAATSHKWMKMFLGAQSQGIPVVTAYDTLGEKGLIHSLVQTGSKAIFTDNSLLPSLIKPVQAAQNVKFIIHFDSIDPEDKRQRGKIYQSAHDAINKIKEVRPDIKTFSFDDILKLGKDSRNEIDVHPPNKDDLCCIMYTSGSTGEPKGVVLKHSNVVAGVGGASLNVLKFVGNTDRVICFLPLAHIFELVFELLSFYWGACIGYANVKTLTSSSVRNCQGDLQEFKPTIMVGVAAVWETVRKGILNQIDNLPFLTKKIFWTTYNTKLNMQRLHIPGGGVLGNLIFKKIRTATGGQLRYLLNGGSPISRDAQEFISNLICPMLIGYGLTETCASATILDPANFELGVAGDLTGCVTVKLVDVEELGYFAKNNQGEVWITGANITPEYYKNEEETSQALTSDGWFKTGDIGEWEANGHLKIIDRKKNLVKTMNGEYIALEKLESVYRSNEYVANICVYADQSKTKPVGIIVPNHAPLTKLAKKLGIMQQNDSSINIENYLEDSKLVKAVYSDLLKTGKDQGLVGIELLAGIVFFDGEWTPQNGYVTSAQKLKRKDILNAVKDKVDAVYGSS